A genome region from Mycobacterium florentinum includes the following:
- a CDS encoding FAD-binding oxidoreductase, translated as MLAGLIADLPDGMVVTDPTITDGYRQDRAFDPSAGTPLAVVRPRCTEDVQAVMRWATAHQVPVVPRGAGTGLSGGATALASGIVLSTEKMRDITVDPVTRTAVCQPGLLNAEVKKAVAKHGLWYPPDPSSYEICSIGGNIATNAGGLCCVKYGVTTDYVLGMVVVLADGTAVRLGGARLKDVAGLSLTKLFVGSEGTLGIVTEVTLRLLPAQNTSSVVVATFASVESAVDAVLGVAARLRPAMLEFMDSASINAVEDILRMDLDRGAAAMLVAGSDERGRASGEDAELMAAIFAENKATDVFTTDDPDEGHAFVAARRFCIPAVEAKGSLLLEDVGVPLPALGTLVTGIARIAAEHDLMISVIAHAGDGNTHPLIVYDSADAAMTARAQVAFGEIMDLAIGLGGTITGEHGVGRLKRPWLDGYLGPEVMALNQRIKQALDPLGILNPGAAI; from the coding sequence ATGCTGGCCGGCCTGATCGCCGACCTGCCGGACGGCATGGTGGTCACTGACCCGACCATCACCGACGGCTACCGCCAGGACCGCGCCTTCGACCCGTCGGCGGGCACACCGCTGGCCGTGGTACGGCCGCGCTGCACCGAAGACGTGCAGGCGGTGATGCGCTGGGCCACCGCCCACCAGGTGCCGGTGGTGCCGCGAGGGGCCGGCACCGGCTTGTCGGGTGGGGCGACGGCGCTGGCCAGCGGGATCGTGTTGTCGACGGAGAAGATGCGCGACATCACCGTCGACCCGGTTACCCGGACCGCGGTATGTCAGCCCGGCCTGCTCAACGCCGAGGTGAAGAAGGCCGTCGCCAAACACGGCCTGTGGTATCCGCCGGACCCGTCGTCGTACGAAATCTGCAGCATCGGCGGCAACATCGCCACCAACGCCGGGGGCCTGTGCTGTGTGAAGTACGGCGTCACCACCGACTACGTGCTTGGCATGGTGGTGGTGCTGGCCGACGGCACCGCGGTGCGGCTGGGCGGCGCGCGGCTCAAGGACGTGGCGGGGCTTTCGCTGACCAAGCTGTTCGTCGGCAGCGAAGGCACGCTGGGCATCGTCACGGAAGTGACGCTGCGGCTGCTGCCCGCCCAGAACACGTCGAGCGTCGTGGTGGCGACGTTCGCCTCGGTGGAATCGGCGGTCGACGCGGTGCTCGGGGTCGCGGCCCGGCTGCGGCCGGCGATGCTGGAATTCATGGATTCGGCGTCGATCAACGCCGTCGAGGACATCTTGCGCATGGATCTGGATCGGGGGGCGGCGGCCATGCTGGTGGCCGGCTCCGACGAGCGGGGCCGCGCCAGCGGTGAGGACGCCGAGCTGATGGCGGCGATCTTTGCCGAGAACAAGGCAACAGACGTTTTCACCACCGACGACCCGGACGAGGGCCACGCCTTCGTCGCCGCGCGCCGGTTCTGCATCCCGGCCGTCGAGGCCAAGGGATCGCTACTGCTCGAGGACGTCGGGGTGCCGCTTCCGGCGCTGGGCACACTGGTGACCGGGATTGCCCGCATCGCCGCGGAGCACGACCTGATGATCTCGGTGATCGCGCACGCCGGCGACGGCAACACCCACCCGCTGATCGTGTACGACAGCGCCGACGCCGCGATGACAGCGCGGGCCCAGGTCGCGTTCGGCGAAATCATGGACCTGGCCATCGGTTTGGGCGGCACGATCACCGGTGAACACGGGGTGGGCCGGCTGAAGCGGCCCTGGCTGGACGGCTATCTCGGGCCCGAGGTGATGGCGCTGAATCAACGGATCAAGCAGGCATTGGACCCGCTAGGGATCCTCAACCCCGGCGCGGCGATCTAG
- a CDS encoding MFS transporter, which yields MTRSSRGPALLILFATLVATAGTGISLVAFPWLALQQHGSAGHASIVAAAMTVPLVLSTLVAGTAVDFFGRRRISLVSDALSGTAVAAVPLIAWLFGANALNVAELALLAFFSAAFDPAGTTARQSMLPEAASRAGWSLDRTNSVYEAILNLAYIVGPGIGGLMIATVGGVNTMWITAGCFGLSFLAIGALRLEGIGKPHHATRPDGLVSGVAEGMRFVWKMRVLRTLGLIDLVVTALYLPMESVLFPKYFSDRHEPAELGWALMALGVGGVAGALGYAVLSKSVRRRTAVLTATLTFGAASVGIAFLPPLPVILVLCGLTGLVYGPIQPIYNYVMQTRAPHHLRGRVVGVMTGLTFAAGPLGLLVAGPLADAAGLRVTFLTLAVPIIAVGLIACALPSLRELDRAPEFAEDSAP from the coding sequence ATGACACGTTCCAGCCGCGGTCCGGCGCTTCTGATTCTGTTCGCCACTCTGGTGGCGACCGCGGGTACCGGCATTTCATTGGTCGCTTTCCCCTGGCTGGCGTTGCAGCAGCACGGCAGCGCCGGCCACGCATCGATAGTGGCCGCGGCCATGACCGTGCCACTGGTGCTCTCCACATTGGTCGCCGGCACCGCGGTCGACTTTTTCGGGCGGCGCCGCATTTCACTGGTCTCCGATGCGCTATCCGGCACCGCGGTGGCGGCGGTACCGCTGATCGCGTGGCTATTCGGCGCGAACGCGCTCAATGTCGCCGAGTTGGCCTTGTTGGCATTCTTTTCGGCCGCATTCGACCCGGCCGGGACAACGGCGCGCCAGTCGATGCTGCCCGAGGCTGCCAGCCGCGCCGGCTGGTCGCTGGACCGCACCAACAGTGTTTACGAAGCGATTCTCAACCTGGCCTACATCGTAGGCCCCGGTATCGGCGGTTTGATGATCGCCACGGTCGGCGGGGTCAACACGATGTGGATCACGGCGGGCTGTTTCGGGTTGTCGTTCCTCGCAATTGGGGCGCTGCGACTCGAAGGCATCGGCAAGCCACACCACGCGACCCGGCCCGACGGGCTGGTGTCCGGGGTCGCCGAGGGCATGCGGTTCGTCTGGAAGATGCGGGTGCTGCGGACGCTCGGCCTGATCGACCTGGTCGTCACCGCGCTGTACCTGCCGATGGAAAGCGTGCTGTTTCCCAAATACTTCAGCGATCGTCACGAACCCGCGGAGTTGGGCTGGGCGTTGATGGCGCTCGGGGTCGGCGGCGTGGCCGGCGCGCTGGGCTATGCCGTGCTGTCGAAATCCGTGCGGCGGCGCACGGCGGTGCTGACCGCGACGCTCACCTTCGGTGCCGCGTCGGTCGGCATCGCGTTCCTGCCGCCGTTGCCGGTGATCCTGGTGCTGTGCGGGCTGACCGGCCTGGTCTACGGGCCGATCCAGCCGATCTACAACTACGTGATGCAGACCCGGGCGCCACACCATCTGCGCGGCCGGGTGGTCGGGGTGATGACCGGGCTGACCTTCGCCGCGGGCCCGCTGGGCTTGCTGGTGGCGGGTCCGTTGGCCGACGCGGCCGGGCTGCGGGTGACATTCCTGACGCTGGCGGTGCCGATCATTGCGGTCGGCCTGATCGCGTGCGCGCTGCCGTCGCTGCGGGAACTCGATCGCGCGCCGGAGTTTGCCGAGGATTCCGCGCCGTAA
- a CDS encoding uracil-DNA glycosylase, giving the protein MQDVHVLVHPNTGLAFDSPVQPGTGWPGDPATPHTPKAADAARVRALAGAVGSIPDLDAVVSVCRACPRLVTWREDVAVAKRRAFADQPYWGRPVPGWGSQQPRIFIVGLAPAAHGANRTGRMFTGDRSGDQLYAALYRAGLVNQPTSVDAADGLQTKQIRISAPVRCAPPANAPTPAERDTCWPWLEAEWRLVSEHVRVIVALGGFGWQIALRLPGALEMRAMRGTPKPRFGHGAVAELPSGVRLLGCYHPSQQNMFTGKLTPAMLDDIFMEAKKLTGIK; this is encoded by the coding sequence ATGCAGGATGTTCATGTGCTTGTTCATCCGAATACCGGATTGGCATTCGATTCGCCGGTGCAACCCGGCACCGGATGGCCCGGCGATCCGGCCACACCGCATACCCCCAAGGCCGCCGATGCGGCGCGGGTTCGGGCGCTGGCCGGCGCGGTCGGCTCGATTCCGGATCTGGACGCCGTGGTGAGCGTCTGTCGTGCCTGCCCGCGGCTGGTCACCTGGCGCGAGGATGTCGCCGTGGCCAAACGGCGCGCGTTTGCCGACCAGCCATATTGGGGCCGGCCGGTTCCGGGCTGGGGGTCGCAGCAGCCGCGAATCTTCATCGTCGGGCTGGCGCCGGCCGCGCACGGCGCCAACCGAACCGGGCGGATGTTCACCGGCGACCGGTCCGGCGACCAGCTGTACGCCGCCCTGTATCGGGCCGGGCTGGTGAACCAGCCGACCAGCGTGGACGCCGCAGACGGGTTGCAAACCAAGCAGATTCGGATCTCCGCGCCGGTGCGGTGCGCGCCGCCGGCCAACGCCCCGACCCCGGCCGAGCGTGACACCTGTTGGCCCTGGCTGGAAGCCGAGTGGCGGTTGGTGTCCGAGCACGTCCGCGTCATCGTGGCGCTAGGCGGATTCGGCTGGCAGATCGCGCTGCGGCTGCCGGGCGCCTTGGAAATGCGAGCGATGCGAGGGACGCCCAAGCCGCGGTTCGGCCATGGCGCCGTTGCCGAGTTGCCGTCGGGCGTGCGTTTGTTGGGGTGCTACCACCCGAGCCAGCAAAACATGTTCACCGGTAAGCTAACTCCGGCAATGCTCGACGACATCTTTATGGAAGCCAAGAAGCTGACAGGGATTAAGTGA
- a CDS encoding FAD-binding protein — protein MTEVLISGASVAGTTLAYWLGQHGFSVTVVESHQGLRPGGQAIDVRGPALTVLDRMGLLAAAADRKTGIRGSSVVDRDGNELSRDTESTPTGGLIDNPDIELLRDDLVELLYEASQPDTEYIFNDSISAVVNRGTAVDVRFERTPGRSFDLLIGADGLHSNVRRLVFGPEERFIKRLGTHAAIFTVPNFLNLDFWQMWHYGDTTMAGVYSARNNTEARAMLGFMDTELRIDWRDTEAQFAEVERRMADDGWVRPQLLEFMRKAPDFYFDEMAQIVMDHWSIGRVALVGDAAYCCSPLSGQGTSVALLGAYILAGELKRVSQADWVDHGVAFTNYFKRFHGYTERTQFLATDNIPGGAPISQEQFEAVVNSITPSNY, from the coding sequence GTGACCGAGGTATTGATTTCCGGGGCCAGCGTCGCCGGTACAACGTTGGCGTATTGGCTTGGGCAACACGGCTTTTCGGTGACCGTTGTGGAGAGCCACCAGGGCCTGCGCCCGGGCGGGCAAGCGATCGATGTGCGGGGTCCGGCGCTGACGGTGCTGGACCGCATGGGCCTGCTGGCCGCCGCGGCGGACCGAAAGACGGGCATTCGCGGCTCTTCTGTCGTCGACCGCGACGGCAACGAGCTGTCCCGCGACACCGAGTCGACGCCCACCGGCGGTCTCATCGACAACCCCGACATCGAGCTGCTGCGCGACGACCTGGTCGAATTGCTATACGAGGCAAGCCAACCCGACACCGAATACATCTTCAACGACAGCATCTCCGCCGTGGTGAACCGCGGCACCGCGGTCGATGTGAGGTTCGAACGCACGCCCGGCCGCAGCTTCGACCTGCTGATCGGCGCCGACGGCCTGCATTCCAATGTGCGCCGGCTGGTGTTCGGCCCCGAGGAGCGGTTCATCAAACGGCTCGGGACGCACGCAGCGATCTTCACTGTGCCCAACTTCCTGAACCTGGACTTCTGGCAGATGTGGCACTACGGGGACACCACGATGGCCGGGGTCTACAGCGCCCGCAACAACACCGAGGCGCGCGCCATGTTGGGTTTCATGGACACCGAACTGCGGATCGACTGGCGCGACACCGAAGCCCAGTTCGCCGAGGTCGAACGGCGGATGGCCGACGACGGCTGGGTACGCCCGCAACTGCTGGAGTTCATGCGCAAAGCGCCGGATTTCTACTTCGACGAGATGGCGCAGATCGTGATGGATCACTGGTCGATCGGGCGCGTGGCGCTGGTGGGCGACGCCGCCTACTGCTGCTCGCCGCTGTCGGGCCAGGGGACCAGTGTCGCGCTGCTGGGCGCCTACATCCTGGCCGGCGAGCTCAAGCGCGTCAGCCAAGCCGATTGGGTCGACCACGGGGTCGCCTTCACCAACTACTTCAAGCGCTTTCACGGCTACACCGAACGCACCCAGTTCCTGGCCACCGACAACATTCCCGGTGGTGCCCCGATATCGCAGGAGCAGTTCGAGGCGGTCGTCAACTCGATCACGCCGAGCAACTACTAG